In Halobacteriovorax marinus SJ, the following proteins share a genomic window:
- a CDS encoding GAF domain-containing sensor histidine kinase yields MNFLSLINEMNRVLLNTSDLEVGLDRCLKLLATELRLDCVLIDKNFLNEETNRIYVENIYEWKVSDEIKRVDDELLSSFSYEDIYEIFSNTLAIGKPLFRNSMSEVVNQTKIGDFFMDNGLKSFFIAPIYFNSTHWGNLSLFDYKEERNWNEIEDELMLAVGILSSFFKNMETRDLFGQELCSNHAAKMATLGEMASGIAHEINNPLFVINGYASKIDSAIERGILDVHELKNISQMIQRHCKRVTSIISGLRLISRKSKLDELEVRNFKEIIESTIDISKERIRLAGIELINKMDNIDDISIECHPEQISQVIVNLLNNSYDSLSTRQAERWISLDMVELEDRVIFSLTDSGERIASEIAKKIMQPFFTTKDSDKGTGLGLSISKEIILKHGGNFYLDEHCENMRFIIELPKLDFE; encoded by the coding sequence ATGAATTTCTTATCACTTATTAATGAAATGAACAGAGTTTTACTTAATACTTCAGACCTAGAGGTGGGTCTGGATCGTTGTTTAAAGCTCTTGGCCACAGAGTTACGTTTGGACTGTGTTCTCATTGATAAGAATTTTTTAAATGAAGAGACTAATAGAATCTATGTTGAAAATATTTATGAGTGGAAAGTTAGCGACGAAATCAAGCGAGTTGACGATGAGCTACTCTCTAGCTTTAGTTATGAGGATATCTACGAGATCTTTTCAAATACTTTGGCCATAGGAAAACCTCTTTTTAGAAATTCAATGAGCGAAGTTGTTAACCAAACTAAGATAGGTGATTTCTTTATGGACAATGGACTAAAGTCTTTTTTCATTGCTCCTATTTATTTCAATTCTACCCACTGGGGAAATCTCTCTCTCTTTGACTACAAAGAAGAAAGAAATTGGAATGAAATTGAAGATGAACTAATGCTTGCTGTAGGAATTCTATCTTCGTTCTTTAAAAATATGGAGACGAGAGATTTATTTGGTCAGGAGCTCTGCTCAAATCACGCAGCCAAGATGGCCACCCTTGGGGAAATGGCCTCAGGGATCGCGCATGAAATTAATAACCCTCTCTTCGTAATAAATGGCTATGCTTCTAAGATTGACTCCGCTATTGAGAGGGGAATCTTAGATGTTCACGAGTTAAAAAATATCTCTCAAATGATTCAACGCCATTGTAAGAGAGTTACAAGTATTATCTCGGGGCTTCGCTTGATTTCTAGAAAGTCAAAGCTAGATGAATTAGAAGTTCGAAACTTTAAAGAGATTATTGAATCTACTATAGATATATCAAAAGAGAGAATACGCTTAGCGGGTATAGAGCTTATAAATAAGATGGACAATATTGATGATATTTCTATCGAATGTCATCCTGAACAAATTTCTCAAGTCATCGTTAACCTTTTGAATAACTCATATGACTCTCTTAGTACTAGACAAGCAGAGAGGTGGATAAGCTTAGATATGGTGGAGCTTGAAGACCGAGTTATATTTTCCTTAACTGATAGCGGAGAGAGAATTGCTTCCGAAATCGCTAAGAAAATAATGCAGCCGTTTTTTACAACGAAAGATTCAGATAAAGGAACAGGGCTTGGACTTAGTATTTCAAAAGAAATCATTTTAAAACACGGTGGGAATTTCTATTTAGATGAGCACTGTGAGAATATGCGCTTTATAATCGAACTCCCCAAGTTAGATTTTGAGTAA